The Candidatus Nanopelagicales bacterium genomic sequence TGCCCGCGCCATTTGGGCCAAGCAATGCGGTGATTTGACCCATTGGAGCGATGAAATCCAGGTGATCAACGGCAATTATTTCGCCGTATCGGACGGTCAGGTCCGAGATCTCTACTGCAAGCACACTCCGAGCATAGGCACACGAGTCGAAGGGCAACCGCGGGGTCTCAGTGTGATAAATCGGCAGAATTTGGACTTCGCATCGAATTACGCAACAATGAGGTTGTGAAATTCCCTGGAGATGCGGCAGAGCGTGTCGCTCGTAGCCTGTTGAACGACGGGCCCGGCACTCCTACGCAATTGGCGCAGCGTCTGGCACTGTCCTCGGCGGCTATCCGCAAGTCTCTTTCCACCTTGAGCGCTGAAGGATTAGTCGAGGCTGCTGAACGCGCTCCGTATGGTCCCGCTCCGGTGAAGCGTCGGGGGCGACCTAGCCAGGTATTTAGTTTGACCGCGCGAGGTCGCGCTGCGCTCAATCAGGAATACGACTCGTTGGCAATTGACGCTTTACGTTTTGTTGCAGAAACCCAAGGACATGAGGGCATCGTCGCGTTTGCAGACCAACGAGCAAAGAAACTCATGTTGCAAATAGAACCAACTGCAACAACGACAGAACTTGCGATTGAACAGCTAGCGCAAACGCTCACGACTGCTGGATACGCAGCCTCTGTTGAAAAAACGTCCGATGGTGGCTATGCAGTGCAACTGTGTCAACACCACTGCCCAGTCATTGACGCCGCTACTGAATTCCCAGAACTTTGCGAAGCAGAAACACAAGCACTAGGTGACGCACTTGGATTACACGTCACTCGGTTAGCGACACTCGCTCACGGTGACGGCGTGTGCACAACTGTTATTCCACTCGTTCAGCGAAAGGCACTCGTATGAGTACTGAGCAAGCAGCAACGATCGACGAACTTGGCCGATATGACTATGGATGGCATGACCCGGATAGTGCGGGTACCAATGCGCGTCGTGGCCTAAACGAAGAAGTCGTTCGAGACATTAGTGCGAAGAAAAACGAACCAGAATGGATGCTCGAGCTGCGTCTGAAAGGTCTGCGCCTATTTGAACGCAAACCGATGCCGGCTTGGGGTGCGGATCTCAGCGGCATTGATTTCGACAACATCAAGTACTTTGTGCGCTCAACGGAAAAAACAGCGAGCAGTTGGGAAGATCTTCCTGACGACATCAAAAATACCTACGATCGTTTGGGTATCCCAGAGGCCGAGAAGCAGCGGCTGGTTGCAGGCGTCGCAGCGCAATATGAATCAGAAGTGGTCTACCACAAGATTCGGGAAGATCTAGAAGAACAAGGCGTGCTGTTCCTGGACACGGACACCGCCTTGCGTGAGCACGAGGAACTCTTCCGGGAGTACTTCGGCACAGTTATCCCAGTTGGCGATAACAAGTTCGCATCGCTCAATACTGCAGTGTGGTCAGGTGGATCGTTTATCTATGTTCCCAAGGGCGTTGATGTCGAAATTCCATTACAGGCCTATTTCCGCATCAACACCGAAAACATGGGTCAGTTCGAACGCACCTTGATGATCATTGATGAGGGTGCACGCGTGCATTACGTAGAAGGCTGTACCGCACCCATCTATTCGTCTGATTCATTGCACTCCGCAGTTGTGGAAATCATTGTGAAGAAAGGTGCGAAGTGTCGATACACCACCATTCAGAACTGGTCCACAAACGTCTATAACCTTGTAACTAAGCGAGCGATCTGCCATGAAGACGCAACCATGGAATGGATTGACGGCAATCTAGGCTCAAAGGTAACGATGAAATACCCAGCCGTCTGGCTCATGGGTGAGCGTGCACACGGCGAAACGTTGTCCTTGGCCTTTGCCGGACCAGGAATGCATACGGACGCAGGTTCAAAGATGATCCATGCGGCTCCAAACACCACTTCAACAATCGTGTCGAAATCAGTAGCTCGCGGCGGTGGGCGTTCTTCGTACCGTGGTCTCGTGCAAATCAACGAGGGTTGCCATGGCTCTCGCGCCACTGTTAAGTGCGATGCACTGCTTGTGGATGATGATTCGCGTTCGGATACCTATCCATATGTTGATGTACGTGAAGATGATGTATCAATGGGTCACGAAGCAACGGTTTCGAAGATTAGCGATAGTCAGCTCTTCTACTTGATGTCGCGCGGAATGACTGAAGACGAAGCCATGGGAATGATCGTGCGCGGCTTTATCGAACCAATCGCACGTGAACTGCCAATGGAATATGCCATTGAGCTCAACCGTCTCATCGAATTGCAGATGGAGGGTGCAGTCGGATGAGTCTTGAAGTTGTCGTTGTTCCACCGGTGGATCTTGCGCCGCGTACGCGCTCATACGACCCTGCCGTTTTCATCGAGCCCACGGCTCGTGATGAGGAATGGAAGTTTTCGGCGTTCAATCGCCTCAAGCATTTCTTCGTTCCCGATGCCAATGCCGGCGTTGTTCGTGCAACGGGTGCTGGAGTCCAGATGGTTGGCATTTCATCGATCGCCAGCACCTGGATTCCTACCGATATCGCGGCGGCTGTGGCTCGAGCGCACGTTCGCGAAGGTGGAGTGCTCGAAATCCCGGCCCAAGCCGAGATCAATGAGCCCATCGTTGTGGACCTCACGACAGACACAGCTCAGGCGTATCAGCATCTGGAAATCGTTGCTGGTCACTTCAGTTCCGCGGTAGTTGTCATTCGCCAGACTCTGACGAGTGAGATTTCCGGTTCCACTGTTATCACTGTTGGCGACAATGCTCGACTGACCGTCATCACGACCATTGAGGGTGAGAACTCAACCGCATTAGCTCTGCAATTACCGGTAACCCTTGGTCGCGATGCACAATTCACTGGCGCACTTGCGGTTATTGGTGGCGGTGCTTTGCGGATTCAGAATTCGGTAACTTATTCAGCACCAGGTGGCTCTGCTGAACTTCTCGGTGTGTTCCTTGCCGATGCTGGTCAGCATGTTGAACAACGGATCTTCGTCAATCACGATCAGCCATATTGCAAGAGTAATGTGATGTACAAGGGTGCATTGCTCAATGCCGGTGCTCGCAGCGTCTGGATTGGTGACGTCCTGGTTCGTAAAGAAGCTATCGGAACCGACACGCATCAAGTGAATCGCAATCTCCTTCTTTCCGAAGGGGCGCGCGCAGATTCAGTTCCTAATCTTGAACTTGAAACCGGTGAGATCGTCAAGGCCGGACATGCAAGTGCCACTGGCCGATTCGATGATGAGCAAGTTTTCTATCTTCAATCACGTGGTATTCCACTTGATGTGGCACGTCAACTTGTTGTGCGGGGATTCTTTGCCGAGGTACTCGGAC encodes the following:
- a CDS encoding transcriptional regulator; this translates as MKFPGDAAERVARSLLNDGPGTPTQLAQRLALSSAAIRKSLSTLSAEGLVEAAERAPYGPAPVKRRGRPSQVFSLTARGRAALNQEYDSLAIDALRFVAETQGHEGIVAFADQRAKKLMLQIEPTATTTELAIEQLAQTLTTAGYAASVEKTSDGGYAVQLCQHHCPVIDAATEFPELCEAETQALGDALGLHVTRLATLAHGDGVCTTVIPLVQRKALV
- the sufB gene encoding Fe-S cluster assembly protein SufB encodes the protein MSTEQAATIDELGRYDYGWHDPDSAGTNARRGLNEEVVRDISAKKNEPEWMLELRLKGLRLFERKPMPAWGADLSGIDFDNIKYFVRSTEKTASSWEDLPDDIKNTYDRLGIPEAEKQRLVAGVAAQYESEVVYHKIREDLEEQGVLFLDTDTALREHEELFREYFGTVIPVGDNKFASLNTAVWSGGSFIYVPKGVDVEIPLQAYFRINTENMGQFERTLMIIDEGARVHYVEGCTAPIYSSDSLHSAVVEIIVKKGAKCRYTTIQNWSTNVYNLVTKRAICHEDATMEWIDGNLGSKVTMKYPAVWLMGERAHGETLSLAFAGPGMHTDAGSKMIHAAPNTTSTIVSKSVARGGGRSSYRGLVQINEGCHGSRATVKCDALLVDDDSRSDTYPYVDVREDDVSMGHEATVSKISDSQLFYLMSRGMTEDEAMGMIVRGFIEPIARELPMEYAIELNRLIELQMEGAVG
- a CDS encoding SufD family Fe-S cluster assembly protein; this translates as MSLEVVVVPPVDLAPRTRSYDPAVFIEPTARDEEWKFSAFNRLKHFFVPDANAGVVRATGAGVQMVGISSIASTWIPTDIAAAVARAHVREGGVLEIPAQAEINEPIVVDLTTDTAQAYQHLEIVAGHFSSAVVVIRQTLTSEISGSTVITVGDNARLTVITTIEGENSTALALQLPVTLGRDAQFTGALAVIGGGALRIQNSVTYSAPGGSAELLGVFLADAGQHVEQRIFVNHDQPYCKSNVMYKGALLNAGARSVWIGDVLVRKEAIGTDTHQVNRNLLLSEGARADSVPNLELETGEIVKAGHASATGRFDDEQVFYLQSRGIPLDVARQLVVRGFFAEVLGRVGNDEWRDQLLAKISSRLGIETFGDDDE